One stretch of Bosea vaviloviae DNA includes these proteins:
- a CDS encoding ABC transporter ATP-binding protein — MSVTSLAHAALNPAALNPASPNGIEVPLREPAPFVVVDDLVKTYPVAGWGPGGRRVVNSVDHVSLSIPEGEVLGLVGESGCGKSTIARLLVRMTSADSGSIRIAGKDVARLRGHDLLDFRKQAQLVFQDPFGALDPRMRLGHSLDAPLSAHGMGDRGQRRAIVLEMLREVGLDESFYDRVPGECSGGQLQRVVIARALILKPRFLVCDEPTSALDASMRTQILNLLLDLRKRFSLTLLMISHDLRVVRYLCDRIAVMYLGQIVEMAPRDELFERPRHPYTKALIAASMLEENGLYGAAALGGEPPSPINPPHGCRFHGRCPQAEPLCHAQPPELAPLGDGALVRCHIAQREVASAS, encoded by the coding sequence ATGAGCGTGACATCGCTTGCCCATGCCGCGCTGAATCCTGCCGCGCTGAACCCTGCCTCACCGAACGGGATCGAGGTTCCGCTCCGGGAGCCTGCGCCCTTCGTGGTCGTGGACGATCTCGTGAAGACCTACCCGGTTGCCGGCTGGGGTCCGGGCGGGCGGCGCGTGGTCAATTCGGTCGATCATGTCTCCCTGTCGATTCCCGAGGGCGAAGTGCTCGGCCTCGTCGGTGAATCCGGTTGCGGCAAGAGCACGATCGCCCGGCTGCTGGTCCGGATGACCAGCGCCGACAGCGGCTCGATCAGGATCGCCGGCAAGGATGTGGCGCGGCTGCGCGGCCATGACCTGCTCGATTTCAGGAAGCAGGCGCAGCTCGTCTTCCAGGATCCGTTCGGCGCGCTCGATCCGCGCATGCGGCTCGGCCATAGCCTCGATGCGCCCTTGAGCGCGCATGGCATGGGCGATCGCGGCCAGCGCCGCGCCATCGTGCTGGAGATGCTGCGCGAGGTCGGGCTCGATGAGAGCTTCTACGACCGCGTGCCCGGGGAATGTTCTGGCGGGCAGCTCCAGCGCGTCGTGATCGCGCGCGCGCTGATCCTGAAGCCGCGCTTTCTGGTCTGTGACGAGCCGACCTCGGCGCTCGATGCCTCGATGCGGACGCAGATCCTGAACCTGCTGCTCGATCTCAGGAAACGCTTCTCGCTGACCCTGCTGATGATCTCGCATGACCTGCGGGTCGTGCGCTATCTCTGCGACCGGATCGCGGTGATGTATCTCGGACAGATCGTCGAGATGGCGCCGCGCGACGAGCTCTTCGAGCGGCCCCGCCACCCCTACACCAAGGCCCTGATCGCGGCCTCGATGCTGGAGGAGAACGGGCTTTATGGCGCGGCCGCGCTGGGCGGGGAGCCGCCGAGCCCGATCAACCCGCCGCATGGCTGTCGCTTCCACGGGCGCTGCCCCCAGGCCGAGCCGCTGTGCCACGCACAGCCGCCAGAGCTGGCTCCGCTCGGGGACGGCGCCCTGGTGCGCTGCCATATCGCACAGCGCGAGGTCGCGTCCGCTTCCTGA
- a CDS encoding GNAT family N-acetyltransferase — protein MSMADAPHGLTLALLPDDSGEQHKAARQFCLDVIKEFYGFDYRADWHADLDSLTLGPEQSWFSARNRGAFWTLSAPDGSLVAAAGLYCLTWKPKLAAALAARYPDPEQVTQLVRVYIRKDQRGRQIGRWLNTLAEAEARRLGFATLYLHANADTAATIGFWRGRGYAEIASDEATTHFDKSLSNTPA, from the coding sequence ATGTCGATGGCCGATGCTCCTCATGGCTTGACGCTCGCTTTGCTGCCCGACGATTCCGGCGAGCAGCATAAGGCCGCGCGCCAGTTCTGCCTCGACGTGATCAAGGAATTCTACGGCTTCGATTATCGGGCCGACTGGCATGCCGATCTCGACTCGCTGACGCTGGGGCCGGAGCAATCCTGGTTCAGTGCGCGCAACCGTGGCGCATTCTGGACCTTGAGCGCCCCGGACGGGTCGCTCGTGGCGGCAGCCGGCCTGTATTGCCTGACATGGAAGCCAAAGCTGGCCGCAGCTCTCGCCGCGCGGTATCCTGACCCGGAACAGGTCACGCAGCTCGTCCGCGTCTATATCCGCAAGGACCAGCGCGGCCGCCAGATCGGACGCTGGCTCAACACGCTCGCTGAAGCCGAAGCCAGGCGCCTGGGCTTTGCGACCCTCTATTTGCACGCCAACGCCGACACTGCGGCGACGATCGGCTTCTGGCGAGGCCGCGGTTATGCCGAGATCGCGAGCGACGAGGCCACAACCCATTTCGACAAGAGCTTGTCGAACACACCAGCTTGA
- a CDS encoding ABC transporter permease, with amino-acid sequence MWLFVTRRLAVLLLTLLVVSVFAFLIPYLSDGDPAVLVLRSRVADFQVDQAAVEALRQQLGLDRSLLAQYLSWLNAALHGDFGYSYTSRAPVIDQIGRALLVSITLAMSALGIAIVIAVPLGTAAATRPGGPIDTAATFVTQTLVAIPEYWMAPMGILVFALYLGWLPSAGWDGMSSLVLPAMVLALRPLAYFTRVTRAAMMDVLQAPYITAARSRGLSMTQTVLRHGVRNGAIPVVTLFALWLAGLLGGSVVVEVIFAIPGMGRLIYEAVINKDIPVLQASFVAIVALSVLINTLADILYAVLNPMVRMAHAHA; translated from the coding sequence ATGTGGCTCTTCGTTACCCGCCGACTGGCCGTTCTCCTGCTGACCTTGCTGGTGGTGTCGGTCTTCGCCTTCCTGATCCCCTATCTCAGCGACGGTGACCCGGCCGTGCTGGTCCTGCGCTCCCGCGTGGCCGATTTCCAGGTCGACCAGGCGGCGGTTGAGGCGTTGCGCCAGCAGCTCGGGCTCGATCGCTCCCTGCTCGCGCAATATCTCAGCTGGCTCAACGCGGCGCTGCATGGCGATTTCGGCTATTCCTACACCAGCCGCGCTCCGGTGATCGACCAGATTGGCCGGGCTCTGCTCGTCTCGATCACGCTCGCAATGTCGGCGCTCGGCATTGCCATCGTCATCGCGGTGCCGCTGGGCACGGCGGCGGCGACCAGGCCTGGCGGACCCATCGACACCGCCGCAACCTTCGTCACCCAGACGCTGGTCGCGATCCCGGAATACTGGATGGCGCCGATGGGCATCCTGGTCTTCGCGCTCTATCTCGGCTGGCTGCCTTCGGCCGGTTGGGACGGCATGTCGTCGCTGGTGCTCCCGGCGATGGTGCTGGCGCTGCGGCCTTTGGCTTATTTCACGCGGGTGACGCGCGCGGCCATGATGGACGTCTTGCAGGCTCCCTACATCACCGCCGCGCGCAGCCGGGGCCTGAGCATGACGCAGACGGTGCTGCGCCATGGCGTGCGCAACGGCGCCATCCCCGTGGTCACATTGTTTGCGCTCTGGCTTGCCGGCCTGCTCGGCGGCTCGGTCGTGGTCGAGGTCATCTTCGCCATCCCCGGCATGGGCCGATTGATCTACGAGGCGGTGATCAACAAGGACATTCCGGTCCTGCAGGCGAGCTTCGTCGCGATCGTCGCCCTGTCGGTGCTGATCAATACGCTCGCCGACATTCTCTACGCGGTGCTCAACCCGATGGTGAGGATGGCCCATGCACATGCCTGA
- a CDS encoding nickel/cobalt efflux protein RcnA — protein sequence MPSFTELLAQGAGNAWLFIPSAILLGALHGLEPGHSKTMMAAFIVAVRGTVFQAVLLGLAATFSHTLVVWGVALGGMYIFKGLDPETTEPYFQLASAVIIIGIASWMFWRTWQDQQRAKQYAREVEAYEKNKAKTALSHRVDTGHGFMSLEIPPEKPAHFRLTVISGDKWAGEYIKITTERPDGTSQVFSFLDRDGYMESAETIAEPYDFMVRLSLDHGDHEHDYDVSFLQGIAGTDALHSQEKGLAVATDGYMDAHELSHANDIRKRFTNREVTTWQIVMFGLTGGLIPCPAAITVLLLCVQIKQFTLGAVLVLCFSIGLAITLVTVGAVAAISVRQATKRVSWLSAVASRAPYFSSALIVLVGLYTGYHGWTGLQAQQHAPAAQSAPATQPKAG from the coding sequence GTGCCGTCATTCACCGAACTGCTGGCCCAGGGGGCCGGCAATGCCTGGCTGTTCATCCCGAGCGCGATCCTGCTCGGTGCGCTTCACGGCCTCGAGCCCGGCCATTCCAAGACGATGATGGCGGCTTTCATCGTCGCCGTGCGCGGCACCGTGTTCCAGGCCGTGCTGCTCGGGCTCGCGGCCACCTTCTCGCATACGCTGGTCGTCTGGGGGGTGGCGCTGGGAGGCATGTACATCTTCAAGGGCCTCGATCCCGAGACCACGGAGCCCTATTTCCAGCTCGCCTCGGCGGTCATCATCATCGGTATCGCCTCCTGGATGTTCTGGCGAACCTGGCAGGACCAGCAGCGCGCCAAGCAGTATGCGCGCGAGGTCGAAGCCTATGAGAAGAACAAGGCCAAGACCGCGCTGTCGCATCGCGTCGATACCGGCCACGGCTTCATGTCGCTGGAGATCCCGCCGGAAAAGCCGGCGCATTTCCGCCTGACCGTCATCAGCGGCGACAAATGGGCCGGCGAATACATCAAGATCACCACCGAGCGCCCTGACGGCACGAGCCAGGTCTTCAGCTTCCTCGACCGCGACGGCTATATGGAATCGGCCGAGACGATCGCCGAACCCTATGATTTCATGGTGCGGCTCAGCCTCGACCATGGCGACCACGAGCATGATTACGACGTCTCGTTCCTCCAGGGCATAGCGGGCACCGATGCCCTGCACAGCCAGGAGAAGGGCCTCGCCGTCGCCACCGACGGCTATATGGACGCGCATGAGCTCTCCCACGCCAACGACATCCGCAAGCGCTTCACCAATCGCGAGGTGACGACCTGGCAGATCGTGATGTTCGGCCTGACCGGGGGCCTGATCCCCTGCCCGGCCGCGATCACGGTCCTGCTGCTCTGCGTCCAGATCAAGCAGTTCACGCTCGGTGCGGTTCTCGTGCTGTGCTTCTCGATCGGGCTCGCGATCACGCTGGTCACGGTCGGAGCGGTCGCCGCCATCAGCGTCCGGCAGGCGACGAAGCGGGTGAGCTGGCTCTCCGCGGTGGCCAGCCGCGCGCCGTATTTCTCCAGCGCGCTGATCGTCCTCGTCGGGCTTTATACCGGCTATCACGGCTGGACCGGGCTGCAGGCGCAGCAACACGCTCCGGCCGCGCAGAGCGCCCCGGCCACCCAGCCAAAGGCAGGCTGA
- a CDS encoding heavy-metal-associated domain-containing protein has protein sequence MILLVDDMTCGHCAGTIKGAIEQALPGSSVTADPASKRVTITGASDSAAIQAIVTKAGYTPLLAGASA, from the coding sequence GTGATCCTCCTCGTCGACGACATGACCTGCGGCCACTGCGCCGGCACGATCAAGGGCGCGATCGAGCAGGCGCTGCCGGGTTCCTCAGTCACCGCCGACCCGGCCTCCAAGCGTGTCACCATCACCGGCGCCAGCGACAGCGCCGCGATCCAGGCGATCGTGACCAAGGCCGGCTATACGCCATTGCTGGCAGGCGCTTCTGCCTGA
- a CDS encoding ABC transporter substrate-binding protein, translating to MITRAGFVAAFLSTLGVAGAASAQGGKFVIAENFPPRAGFALETDDANVLSKAGCLEMLTRIDFDGKLKPALATSWTQTAPDAWDFTLRKGVSFQDGQALTAASAAAALNAVLKVTAPARAFSPKLIKSVEAINEDTVRVTTPVASVLTPLRLAAANTGILSPAAYKDGKIDPVGTCTGPFVITRVNGQQGMSLKRNDKYWGGAVKLAEVEIKFIPDANVRATQVRTGEAHVGAAVPASTLATLKSTAGLKIESIATPRTSTLLINTKKAPLDNPKVRQALQMALDLQGIAASVYEGSVQPAIGPFAPAEPWAPKGAKPAAYDPKKAQALLAEAGIKPGSLTLDLFAYVEKIEFKDLAAILQDQFNAIGVKANIRVAEYKALEPDILAGKYDLALLSRSHMVDVADPAGYLQSDYGCGGGYNLSHYCNAKFDEKLAKVAGEADPAKRYVVYSELAQDLQNDAVNIFVIHEAGNDAYSAKVRNYKIHPLYQYTLTPELALE from the coding sequence ATGATCACGCGAGCAGGGTTTGTTGCAGCCTTCCTCTCCACTCTCGGCGTTGCCGGCGCGGCGTCCGCGCAGGGCGGTAAATTCGTCATCGCCGAGAATTTCCCGCCGCGCGCCGGCTTCGCGCTCGAAACCGACGACGCCAACGTCCTGTCCAAGGCGGGCTGTCTCGAAATGCTGACGCGCATCGATTTCGACGGCAAGCTGAAACCTGCGCTGGCGACCTCGTGGACGCAAACCGCGCCTGATGCCTGGGATTTCACCTTGCGCAAGGGCGTCAGCTTTCAGGACGGCCAGGCGCTGACGGCGGCCAGCGCCGCTGCCGCGCTCAATGCGGTGCTCAAGGTCACGGCGCCGGCGCGCGCCTTTTCGCCCAAGCTGATCAAGTCGGTCGAGGCGATCAATGAGGACACGGTGCGCGTGACCACGCCCGTTGCCTCCGTGCTGACGCCGCTGCGGTTGGCCGCGGCCAATACCGGCATCCTGTCGCCGGCGGCTTATAAGGACGGCAAGATCGACCCTGTCGGCACCTGCACCGGCCCCTTCGTCATCACCCGGGTCAACGGCCAGCAAGGCATGTCGCTGAAGCGTAACGACAAATACTGGGGCGGGGCGGTCAAGCTGGCGGAGGTCGAGATCAAGTTCATCCCCGATGCCAATGTCCGCGCCACGCAGGTGCGCACCGGCGAGGCCCATGTCGGCGCGGCGGTTCCGGCCTCGACGCTGGCCACGCTGAAATCGACCGCAGGCCTCAAGATCGAGAGCATCGCCACGCCGCGCACCAGCACCTTGCTGATCAACACCAAGAAGGCGCCGCTCGACAATCCCAAGGTCCGCCAGGCCCTGCAGATGGCGCTCGATCTCCAGGGCATCGCGGCCAGCGTCTATGAAGGTTCGGTGCAGCCGGCTATCGGGCCCTTCGCACCGGCCGAACCCTGGGCTCCCAAGGGTGCCAAGCCCGCGGCTTATGATCCCAAGAAGGCGCAGGCCCTCCTGGCTGAGGCCGGCATCAAGCCGGGTTCGCTGACGCTCGATCTCTTCGCCTATGTCGAGAAGATCGAATTCAAGGATCTCGCGGCGATCCTGCAGGACCAGTTCAACGCGATCGGCGTCAAGGCCAATATCCGCGTCGCCGAATACAAGGCGCTGGAGCCCGATATCCTGGCGGGAAAATATGATCTGGCGCTGCTCTCGCGCAGCCACATGGTCGATGTCGCCGATCCCGCGGGATATCTGCAATCGGATTATGGCTGTGGCGGCGGATACAACCTGTCGCACTACTGCAATGCCAAGTTCGACGAGAAACTGGCCAAGGTCGCCGGCGAGGCCGACCCCGCCAAGCGCTACGTCGTCTATTCGGAACTGGCTCAGGATTTGCAAAACGACGCGGTGAACATCTTCGTCATTCACGAGGCCGGCAACGACGCCTACAGCGCGAAAGTCCGCAACTATAAGATCCATCCGCTGTATCAATACACGCTGACGCCCGAACTCGCGCTCGAGTGA
- a CDS encoding heavy metal translocating P-type ATPase produces MTLPAEALKGLESQSKSVTWKVDGMDCGSCASTIRAALEKLPGVSDIKISVTKETLSLALAEGTTTADAIEARVKRLGFGPTLQAAKAKPAEARSHDHHGHDHAGQDHANHEHHDHSHGKQDHATAVQAGAEHDHSACGHDHAAPAPKTAEQHAHDHSACGHDHDAHDHKAHGHAPVQAAVDECGCGHDHAAPAPKPAEQHAHDHAAHGHAPVQAAVDECGCGHDHAAPAPKAAEQHAHDHSACGHDHGHDHHGHDHAHAHAHAHSSANRAAEVVAADALSWKVAGMDCGSCAATIRTALEKMPGVSDLRISITNETLSLRLAAGSAGVAAIDTQLSRLGYKPTLLTVPSTVSESAPVAPEAPRRWWTTSKGRVAITAGLLLAAAYAVGLVFPQASFAVFALATVIAVAPIAKRAVMAALAGAPFTIEMLMTIAAAGALFIGAIEEAAVVVFLFAVGEVLEGVAANKARSGIRALAALVPKTALLDEGGSVREVAAASLRIGQIALVRPGDRVPADGSVVAGFSSVDESPITGESVPKGKEPGAAIFAGSINQEAALRIKVERAPEDNTIARIVALVEEAQDAKAPTERFIDRFSRIYMPCIVGLSLLVAVLPPLFAGAEWSVWIYRGLTLLLIGCPCALVISVPAAIASSLSMAARRGLLVKGGAVVEMLARTQIVAFDKTGTLTWGRPVVTDIVPGAANAGRLLALAGAVERESSHPLAEAIVARAQDDRAAKLVVTATRAIPGKGMEALLGETPIFIGAPRFATERAVLSTEITDRIAALEAQGKTVVVVLEGEIVAGVIALRDEPRPDARAAIAELKALGLRAVMLTGDNRRTGEAIGGQLGIEVQAEMMPEAKVEAVRALRQAGHVVMVGDGINDAPALAAADAGIAMGSGTDVAIEAADAALLKSRVGDVVRLIRLSRATMANIRQNIVIALGLKLLFLVTTIIGATGLWIAVLADTGATVLVTLNALRLLGFFKGEDSPQVAAPANRNFSPEHA; encoded by the coding sequence ATGACGCTGCCCGCGGAAGCCCTCAAGGGACTGGAATCGCAATCGAAATCCGTCACCTGGAAGGTCGATGGCATGGATTGCGGCAGCTGCGCCTCGACCATCCGGGCCGCGCTCGAAAAGCTGCCGGGCGTCTCCGACATCAAGATTTCGGTGACCAAGGAGACGCTGAGCCTGGCCTTGGCGGAGGGAACCACGACTGCGGACGCGATCGAGGCGCGCGTGAAGCGGCTGGGCTTCGGGCCGACATTGCAGGCCGCCAAGGCAAAGCCGGCAGAGGCCCGCAGCCACGACCATCATGGTCATGATCATGCTGGCCAAGACCATGCCAACCATGAGCATCACGACCATTCGCATGGCAAGCAAGACCATGCGACAGCAGTGCAGGCCGGGGCCGAGCATGACCACTCGGCCTGCGGCCATGACCATGCTGCGCCGGCTCCCAAGACTGCCGAACAGCATGCGCACGACCACTCTGCTTGCGGGCATGACCACGACGCTCATGACCACAAGGCTCATGGCCATGCGCCCGTACAAGCTGCCGTGGATGAGTGTGGTTGCGGCCATGACCATGCTGCGCCGGCTCCCAAGCCTGCCGAACAGCATGCTCATGACCACGCCGCTCACGGCCATGCGCCCGTGCAAGCTGCCGTGGATGAGTGTGGTTGTGGTCATGACCATGCTGCGCCGGCTCCGAAGGCTGCCGAACAGCATGCGCATGACCATTCCGCTTGCGGGCATGATCACGGACATGATCACCACGGCCACGATCACGCGCATGCCCATGCCCATGCCCACTCCTCTGCAAACCGGGCTGCCGAGGTCGTCGCGGCCGATGCGCTGAGCTGGAAAGTCGCCGGCATGGATTGCGGCAGCTGCGCCGCGACCATCCGGACGGCTCTGGAAAAGATGCCGGGGGTCAGCGATCTCAGGATCTCGATCACCAACGAAACCTTGTCCTTGCGTCTCGCCGCGGGCAGCGCGGGGGTCGCGGCGATCGATACCCAGCTCAGCCGGCTCGGCTACAAGCCGACGCTGCTCACTGTGCCCTCGACCGTGAGCGAGTCCGCTCCGGTTGCGCCGGAGGCGCCGCGCCGCTGGTGGACGACGTCGAAGGGCAGGGTGGCGATCACGGCCGGCCTGCTTCTCGCCGCAGCCTATGCCGTTGGTCTGGTGTTCCCGCAGGCCTCCTTCGCGGTCTTCGCGCTCGCGACGGTGATCGCCGTCGCGCCGATCGCCAAGCGCGCCGTGATGGCTGCGCTTGCGGGCGCACCCTTCACCATCGAGATGCTGATGACGATCGCCGCCGCCGGTGCGCTCTTCATCGGGGCGATCGAGGAAGCGGCCGTCGTCGTCTTCCTCTTCGCCGTCGGCGAGGTGCTCGAAGGCGTTGCCGCCAACAAGGCGCGCTCCGGCATTCGCGCGCTTGCGGCGCTCGTGCCCAAAACGGCTTTGCTCGATGAGGGTGGGAGCGTGCGCGAAGTCGCCGCCGCCTCGCTGCGGATCGGACAGATCGCGCTGGTGCGGCCGGGCGACCGTGTCCCGGCCGATGGCAGCGTGGTCGCCGGCTTCTCCAGCGTCGATGAATCGCCGATCACCGGCGAATCCGTGCCCAAGGGCAAGGAGCCGGGCGCTGCGATCTTCGCCGGCTCGATCAACCAGGAAGCGGCGCTACGCATCAAGGTCGAGCGCGCGCCGGAGGACAACACCATCGCCCGCATCGTGGCGCTGGTCGAGGAGGCGCAGGACGCCAAGGCCCCGACCGAGCGCTTCATCGATCGCTTCTCGCGCATCTACATGCCTTGCATCGTCGGCTTGTCCTTGCTCGTGGCGGTGCTGCCGCCGCTATTCGCCGGTGCGGAATGGTCGGTCTGGATCTATCGCGGCCTGACGCTGCTGCTGATCGGCTGCCCCTGCGCGCTGGTCATCTCGGTGCCGGCTGCGATCGCCTCCAGCCTGTCGATGGCGGCCAGGCGCGGCCTGCTGGTCAAGGGCGGCGCGGTGGTCGAGATGCTGGCCCGCACCCAGATCGTCGCCTTCGACAAGACGGGCACCTTGACCTGGGGCCGGCCGGTCGTGACCGACATCGTGCCGGGCGCTGCCAATGCCGGCCGCCTGCTGGCACTGGCTGGCGCAGTCGAGCGTGAATCCAGCCACCCTCTGGCGGAGGCCATCGTGGCGCGGGCGCAGGACGACCGGGCTGCCAAGCTCGTGGTCACGGCCACGCGCGCCATTCCCGGCAAGGGCATGGAAGCGCTCCTGGGTGAAACCCCGATCTTCATCGGTGCGCCGCGCTTCGCGACCGAACGGGCGGTGCTGTCCACCGAGATAACTGATCGGATCGCGGCACTGGAGGCGCAGGGCAAGACCGTCGTGGTCGTGCTCGAGGGCGAGATCGTCGCGGGGGTGATCGCCCTGCGCGACGAGCCGCGCCCGGACGCCCGCGCCGCGATCGCGGAGCTCAAGGCACTCGGCCTGCGCGCGGTCATGCTGACCGGCGACAACCGCCGCACCGGCGAGGCCATCGGCGGCCAGCTCGGCATCGAGGTCCAGGCCGAGATGATGCCCGAGGCCAAGGTCGAGGCGGTGCGCGCCTTGCGGCAGGCGGGTCATGTCGTGATGGTTGGCGACGGCATCAACGATGCGCCGGCGCTGGCTGCGGCCGATGCCGGCATCGCCATGGGCTCGGGCACGGATGTCGCCATCGAGGCCGCCGACGCTGCCTTGCTGAAGAGCCGCGTCGGCGATGTCGTCAGGCTGATCCGGCTGTCGCGCGCGACCATGGCCAATATCCGCCAGAACATCGTCATCGCGCTCGGGCTGAAGCTGCTCTTCCTCGTCACCACGATCATCGGCGCGACCGGGCTCTGGATCGCGGTCCTGGCGGATACGGGGGCGACGGTTCTTGTCACCCTCAACGCGCTGAGGCTGCTGGGTTTCTTCAAGGGCGAGGACAGCCCCCAGGTCGCTGCGCCCGCCAATCGAAATTTTTCGCCGGAACACGCTTGA
- a CDS encoding ABC transporter permease, which yields MPDTMAAPLFDIAKGATSRPSILRRALGFARQRHWVFSAGAVMFATVLLLLCTAHWLAPYDPASQSLLQRLQGPSSRHWLGTDHLGRDQLSRLLVGGHFAIIIAAVTLVLSAVTGTVIGVISARQGGLVDEITMRIVDLLISFPDVVVAIFLIALMGPGYGTLIVALTVVSWTPFARLARGLAIEINAKSYIRAAEILGCSRRFIILRHIIPNAIRPLAAMGFLRFGHKLITVGGLSFIGLGVQPPHADWAAMMASSQPYLERAPLLVICPGLAIFLTALSVTWIGQGLETKRNLETKRKTAGEQA from the coding sequence ATGCCTGACACCATGGCCGCACCGCTCTTCGATATCGCGAAGGGGGCTACCTCGCGCCCCTCCATCCTGCGCCGCGCGCTGGGCTTCGCGCGCCAGCGGCACTGGGTCTTCTCCGCCGGCGCCGTGATGTTCGCCACCGTCCTGCTGCTGCTGTGCACGGCGCATTGGCTAGCGCCTTATGATCCTGCCTCGCAGAGCCTGCTGCAGCGCTTGCAGGGGCCGAGCAGCCGGCACTGGCTCGGCACCGACCATCTCGGCCGCGACCAGCTCAGCCGCCTTCTCGTCGGCGGCCATTTCGCCATCATCATCGCCGCTGTGACCCTGGTCCTGTCGGCGGTGACCGGCACGGTGATCGGGGTGATCAGCGCGCGCCAGGGTGGTCTCGTCGACGAGATCACGATGCGGATCGTCGATCTGCTGATCTCCTTTCCCGACGTCGTCGTGGCGATCTTCCTGATCGCGCTGATGGGGCCGGGCTATGGCACGCTGATCGTGGCGCTGACGGTGGTGAGCTGGACGCCCTTCGCCCGGCTGGCGCGCGGGCTCGCCATCGAGATCAACGCCAAATCCTATATCCGGGCCGCCGAGATCCTGGGCTGCTCGCGCCGCTTCATCATCCTGCGCCACATCATCCCCAACGCGATCCGCCCCCTGGCGGCGATGGGGTTCCTGCGCTTCGGCCACAAGCTCATCACAGTCGGCGGCCTGTCCTTCATCGGGCTCGGCGTCCAGCCGCCTCATGCCGACTGGGCGGCAATGATGGCGAGTTCCCAACCCTATCTCGAACGCGCTCCGCTGCTCGTCATCTGCCCAGGGCTCGCGATCTTCCTGACCGCGCTCAGCGTGACCTGGATCGGCCAGGGCCTGGAGACCAAGCGCAACCTGGAAACCAAGCGCAAGACGGCGGGAGAGCAGGCATGA
- a CDS encoding metal-sensing transcriptional repressor, with product MKNEPHEKIHHHRHPEIITRLKRAEGHLRSTIEMVVNVRSCLEIAQQLQAVENAVANARKILIQEHIDHCLEEAAGHIPTDARELLKEFKAVTKFL from the coding sequence ATGAAAAACGAACCGCACGAGAAAATCCACCATCACCGCCATCCGGAGATCATCACCCGGTTGAAGCGGGCCGAGGGTCATCTGCGCTCGACGATCGAGATGGTGGTGAATGTGCGCTCATGCCTGGAGATCGCGCAGCAACTGCAGGCGGTCGAGAACGCCGTCGCCAATGCGCGCAAGATCCTGATCCAGGAGCATATCGACCACTGCCTGGAAGAGGCGGCCGGCCACATCCCCACAGATGCGCGCGAGCTCCTGAAGGAGTTCAAGGCGGTCACGAAATTCCTCTGA
- a CDS encoding ABC transporter ATP-binding protein, protein MRPAPGRLQAAVRDAEPLLAIEGLRVGIGTGTRPVIDGLDLEIRRGEVVALVGESGSGKSLTALSVLRLLPTAASITSGSVRFGGNDVGAMRPAALNALRGGRIGMIFQQPLAMLDPTCRVGDQVAESLRIHRGLSREAAMERVVALFREVGIPAPETRLRCYAHELSGGMAQRVMIAAALSADPDLLIADEPTTALDVTVQAQILRLLDEQRRKRDMAVLLITHDLAVVAALSERVAVMYAGRLVEEGPTREVLNAPRHPYTKALIRCSLLQRDETGALISIPGGAASARDIACGCRFQPRCSVAATSEHAHACCSAEPNLECCSGQHKARCWSVNAAPTLPAVEHRA, encoded by the coding sequence ATGCGCCCGGCCCCCGGCCGGCTGCAGGCGGCGGTGCGCGACGCCGAGCCGCTGCTGGCGATCGAGGGGCTGCGGGTCGGGATCGGTACCGGAACCCGCCCCGTCATCGACGGCCTCGACCTCGAGATCAGGCGCGGCGAGGTCGTGGCGCTCGTCGGTGAATCCGGTTCGGGCAAGAGCCTCACCGCCCTGTCGGTGCTGCGGCTGCTGCCGACTGCGGCTTCGATCACCAGCGGCTCGGTCCGCTTCGGTGGCAACGATGTCGGCGCGATGCGGCCGGCCGCCCTCAATGCGCTGCGCGGCGGCCGCATCGGCATGATCTTCCAGCAGCCGCTCGCCATGCTCGACCCGACCTGCCGCGTCGGCGATCAGGTCGCCGAAAGCCTGCGTATCCATCGCGGCCTCAGCCGCGAGGCCGCGATGGAGCGGGTGGTCGCGCTCTTCCGCGAGGTCGGCATTCCCGCGCCGGAGACGCGGCTGCGTTGCTACGCGCATGAGCTCTCGGGCGGCATGGCGCAGCGCGTGATGATCGCGGCCGCGCTCAGCGCCGATCCCGATCTGCTCATCGCCGACGAGCCGACGACGGCGCTCGACGTCACCGTCCAGGCCCAGATCCTGCGCCTGCTCGACGAGCAGCGCCGGAAGCGCGACATGGCGGTGCTCCTGATCACGCATGATCTTGCCGTGGTGGCCGCGCTCTCGGAGCGGGTTGCGGTGATGTATGCCGGCCGCCTCGTCGAGGAAGGGCCGACGCGCGAGGTCCTGAATGCACCGCGCCATCCCTACACCAAGGCGCTGATCCGCTGCTCCCTGTTGCAGCGGGATGAAACCGGCGCGCTGATCTCGATCCCCGGCGGCGCGGCCTCGGCGCGCGACATCGCCTGCGGCTGCCGCTTCCAGCCTCGCTGCAGCGTCGCGGCGACGTCCGAGCATGCTCATGCCTGCTGCAGCGCCGAGCCGAACCTGGAATGCTGCAGCGGCCAGCACAAGGCGCGCTGCTGGAGCGTCAACGCTGCTCCCACGCTGCCGGCCGTGGAGCACAGGGCATGA